A DNA window from Labrys wisconsinensis contains the following coding sequences:
- a CDS encoding glycosyltransferase family 4 protein, with protein sequence MSAGFPVAFYAPLKPPDHATPSGDREMARLMLRLIGRCGGRPELASRLRSYDGKGDPAGAVARIVEADREAARLVEAYRARPAAERPALWFTYHVYYKAPDLIGPRVARALAIPYVVAEGSRASKRAGGPWALGHAQAEAALDAADLILILNPRDRPALEAARPAHQRLALLPPFLDEADWPTAMTAPARSEDGGLRFLTVAMMRPGDKLASYRLLAEALAQIKATDWRLDIVGDGPARPEVEALFARFGQRVRLHGLIEDRAALGRFYCDADLLLWPAVNEAFGMVFLEAGLHGLPAVAGDFGGVGAVVLDGETGVLTSPGDAGAYAAAVGRLCADAALRRRLGAAARAFVRTQRSLDSAAAACDALLGDLLGRRSGA encoded by the coding sequence ATGAGCGCCGGCTTCCCCGTCGCCTTCTACGCGCCGCTGAAGCCGCCGGACCATGCGACGCCGTCCGGCGACCGGGAGATGGCGCGGCTGATGCTGCGGCTGATCGGGCGCTGCGGCGGGCGGCCCGAGCTCGCCTCGCGGCTGAGGAGCTACGACGGCAAGGGTGATCCGGCCGGCGCCGTCGCCCGGATCGTCGAGGCCGACCGGGAGGCGGCGCGCCTGGTGGAGGCCTATCGCGCCCGCCCGGCGGCCGAGCGGCCGGCGCTCTGGTTCACCTATCATGTCTATTACAAGGCGCCGGACCTGATCGGCCCGCGCGTCGCCCGCGCCCTGGCCATCCCCTATGTCGTCGCCGAGGGCTCGCGCGCGTCCAAGCGCGCCGGGGGGCCCTGGGCCCTCGGCCACGCCCAGGCGGAAGCGGCCCTCGACGCTGCCGACCTGATCCTGATCCTCAATCCGCGCGACCGGCCGGCCCTGGAGGCGGCGCGGCCGGCGCACCAGCGCCTGGCGCTGCTGCCACCCTTCCTCGACGAGGCCGACTGGCCGACCGCCATGACGGCGCCTGCGCGGAGCGAGGACGGGGGGCTGCGCTTCCTCACCGTGGCGATGATGCGCCCGGGCGACAAGCTCGCCTCCTATCGCCTGCTCGCCGAGGCTTTGGCGCAGATCAAGGCGACGGACTGGCGGCTCGACATCGTCGGCGACGGGCCGGCGCGGCCCGAGGTCGAGGCCCTGTTCGCCCGCTTCGGCCAGCGGGTCCGGCTGCACGGGCTGATCGAGGACCGCGCCGCGCTCGGCCGGTTCTACTGTGACGCCGACCTGCTGCTCTGGCCGGCAGTGAACGAGGCTTTCGGCATGGTGTTCCTCGAGGCAGGTCTGCATGGCCTGCCGGCGGTCGCCGGCGATTTCGGAGGGGTCGGTGCGGTCGTCCTTGACGGCGAGACCGGTGTGCTGACCAGTCCCGGCGATGCCGGCGCCTACGCCGCCGCCGTCGGGCGGCTCTGCGCCGATGCGGCTCTGCGCCGGCGGCTCGGCGCCGCGGCCCGCGCTTTCGTTCGCACGCAGCGCTCGCTCGACAGCGCCGCCGCAGCCTGCGATGCCCTGCTGGGCGACCTGCTCGGCCGCCGGAGCGGCGCATGA
- a CDS encoding cyclic nucleotide-binding domain-containing protein produces MDLDTEVRTIRSAPIFGGLCASKTRLLCCMSEQQSYEPGEYICRHGEPSDAAYLILEGEVEFVVESPAGDTVLGRQGKGTIFGEVGLLCDQDRFASVRAISPLSVIRINKDAMLRMMQDNAEFSMSIARELAHRVLKLAARAGSELAH; encoded by the coding sequence ATGGATCTCGACACGGAAGTCCGGACGATCCGCAGCGCGCCGATCTTCGGGGGCCTGTGCGCCTCGAAGACTCGCCTCCTCTGCTGCATGAGCGAACAGCAGAGCTACGAGCCCGGCGAGTATATCTGCCGTCACGGAGAGCCGTCCGACGCCGCCTACCTCATCCTGGAGGGCGAGGTCGAGTTCGTCGTCGAATCGCCCGCCGGCGACACGGTGCTGGGGCGCCAGGGCAAGGGCACGATCTTCGGCGAGGTCGGGCTGCTCTGCGATCAGGACCGGTTCGCCTCGGTGCGCGCGATTTCCCCGCTTTCGGTGATCCGCATCAACAAGGATGCCATGCTGCGGATGATGCAGGACAACGCCGAATTCTCGATGTCGATCGCCCGCGAGCTGGCGCATCGGGTGCTGAAGCTGGCCGCGCGCGCGGGCAGCGAGCTGGCGCATTGA
- a CDS encoding glycosyltransferase family protein, with translation MLHYLTGGGGPRHGREKRPPRVLIYSHDTFGLGHLRRSRAIANRLVQADPSASVVIISGSPIIGSFEFGDGVDYVRVPGVVKLPNGDYTTLSLNLPLDEAVAMREAIILQTARTLRPDLVIVDKEPTGFRGELIPALDELRAQGARIVLGIRDVMDDPAVLVPEWERKGAVDALIQYYNDIWVYGLREIYEPLAGLPLPEDMTRRIVYTGYLRREVPPPPNLVRYPRLTRGPFVLVTTGGGGDGHELIDWVLSAYEADPSIAMPALIVFGPFVARDRRGPFMERVARLPNVDAITFDAKIEHLMSKATSVISMGGYNTFCEILSLDKRALIVPRKSPRLEQSIRAEHAARLGLLRQLDGANLDPGAARDPMEMARAIHDLPTQPLPSRAFLPQLLDGLNQIERLTTAWFQAGERLAPIEVLGKVAGE, from the coding sequence ATGTTGCACTATCTCACCGGAGGGGGCGGGCCGCGGCATGGGCGCGAGAAGCGCCCGCCGCGCGTGCTGATCTACAGCCACGACACGTTCGGGCTCGGGCATCTCAGGCGCTCGCGCGCCATCGCCAACCGGCTGGTGCAGGCCGATCCGAGCGCCTCGGTGGTGATCATCTCCGGCTCGCCGATCATCGGCAGCTTCGAGTTCGGCGACGGCGTCGACTATGTCCGGGTGCCGGGCGTGGTGAAGCTGCCGAACGGCGACTACACCACCCTCAGCCTCAACCTGCCGCTGGACGAGGCGGTGGCGATGCGCGAGGCGATCATCCTGCAGACGGCGCGCACGCTGCGCCCCGACCTCGTCATCGTCGACAAGGAGCCGACGGGCTTTCGCGGCGAGCTGATCCCGGCGCTGGACGAGCTCCGGGCCCAGGGCGCGCGCATCGTGCTGGGCATCCGCGACGTGATGGACGATCCGGCGGTGCTGGTGCCGGAATGGGAACGCAAGGGCGCGGTCGATGCGCTGATCCAGTATTACAACGATATCTGGGTCTACGGGCTGAGGGAGATCTACGAGCCGCTGGCCGGCCTGCCGCTGCCCGAGGACATGACCCGGCGCATCGTCTACACCGGCTATCTCCGGCGCGAGGTGCCGCCGCCGCCCAACCTGGTGCGCTATCCCCGCCTGACCCGCGGCCCCTTCGTGCTGGTGACGACGGGCGGCGGCGGCGACGGCCACGAGCTGATCGACTGGGTGCTGTCGGCCTACGAGGCCGACCCGAGCATCGCCATGCCGGCGCTGATCGTGTTCGGCCCGTTCGTGGCGCGCGACCGGCGCGGCCCGTTCATGGAGCGGGTGGCGCGCCTGCCCAATGTCGACGCCATCACCTTCGATGCCAAGATCGAGCACCTGATGAGCAAGGCGACGTCGGTGATCTCGATGGGCGGCTACAACACGTTCTGCGAGATCCTGTCGCTCGACAAGCGCGCCCTGATCGTGCCGCGCAAGAGCCCGCGCCTCGAGCAGTCGATCCGGGCCGAGCATGCCGCCCGCCTCGGCCTCCTGCGCCAGCTCGACGGCGCCAATCTCGATCCGGGCGCGGCGCGCGACCCGATGGAGATGGCGCGGGCCATCCACGACCTGCCGACGCAGCCGCTGCCCTCCCGGGCCTTCCTGCCGCAGCTGCTCGACGGCCTCAACCAGATCGAGCGCCTGACCACGGCCTGGTTCCAGGCCGGCGAACGGCTCGCGCCGATCGAGGTGCTGGGCAAGGTGGCCGGCGAATGA
- a CDS encoding glycosyltransferase family 4 protein: protein MTQAPPGQPRIAVVVKGYPRLSETFIAQELLGLEQAGLALEIWSLRRPTDGAVHEMHLRIAAPVHYLPEYLYQAPWRVLKGAWAALRRPRLRRVLAVFWKDVLRDPTPNRGRRLGQALVLAHELSDAVRHVHVHYLHTPASVARYAALLTGRTFSFSAHAKDIWTTTDWEKREKIADSAWGVTCTCVGCETLRRLSPDLEPEKVSLVYHGLDLSRFPEPPQRRADADGSGAERAVAIVAVGRAVAKKGFGDLLEALARLPADLAWRFTHIGSGELLPSLKEQARRLGLADRITWRGGLPQQAVIEALQAADLFALPCREGEAGDRDGLPNVIMEAATQALPILSTRFAGVPEFVREGRDGVLVPPGDVAALAAALEALIRDPARRAALGVSALERLQSGFSFGAGIATLVAKFDESLAAAAP from the coding sequence ATGACGCAGGCCCCGCCGGGCCAGCCCCGGATCGCGGTGGTGGTGAAGGGCTATCCGCGCCTGTCCGAGACCTTCATCGCCCAGGAGCTGCTGGGGCTGGAGCAGGCCGGGCTGGCACTGGAGATCTGGTCGCTGCGCCGCCCGACCGACGGCGCGGTGCACGAGATGCACCTGCGCATCGCCGCGCCGGTGCACTACCTGCCCGAATATCTCTACCAGGCGCCGTGGCGGGTGCTGAAGGGGGCCTGGGCGGCGCTCCGCCGGCCGCGGCTGCGCCGCGTGCTCGCCGTGTTCTGGAAGGACGTCCTGCGCGACCCCACCCCGAACCGCGGCCGCCGGCTCGGCCAGGCGCTGGTCCTCGCCCACGAGCTCTCCGATGCGGTCCGCCATGTCCACGTGCACTACCTCCACACGCCGGCCTCGGTCGCCCGCTATGCGGCGCTCCTGACCGGCCGGACCTTCAGCTTCTCCGCCCACGCCAAGGACATCTGGACCACGACGGACTGGGAGAAGCGCGAGAAGATCGCCGACAGCGCCTGGGGCGTGACCTGCACCTGCGTTGGCTGCGAGACGCTGCGGCGCCTTTCGCCCGACCTGGAGCCGGAGAAAGTGTCGCTGGTCTATCACGGCCTCGACCTCTCGCGCTTCCCGGAGCCGCCGCAGCGGCGGGCGGACGCGGACGGCAGCGGCGCGGAGCGCGCGGTGGCGATCGTTGCCGTCGGCCGCGCCGTGGCCAAGAAGGGCTTCGGCGACCTCCTGGAGGCGCTGGCGCGGCTGCCGGCGGACCTCGCGTGGCGCTTCACCCATATCGGCTCGGGCGAGCTCCTGCCTTCGCTGAAGGAGCAGGCGCGGCGCCTCGGCCTCGCCGACCGCATCACCTGGCGCGGCGGCCTGCCGCAGCAGGCGGTCATCGAGGCCCTGCAGGCGGCCGACCTGTTCGCGCTGCCGTGCCGGGAGGGCGAGGCGGGCGACCGCGACGGACTGCCCAACGTGATCATGGAGGCGGCGACGCAGGCCCTGCCGATCCTGTCGACGCGCTTTGCCGGCGTGCCGGAATTCGTGCGCGAGGGCCGCGACGGCGTGCTGGTGCCGCCCGGCGACGTCGCAGCGTTGGCGGCTGCCCTGGAAGCGCTGATCCGCGACCCCGCCCGGCGCGCCGCGCTCGGCGTCTCCGCGCTGGAGCGCCTGCAGAGCGGCTTTTCCTTCGGGGCCGGCATCGCCACGCTCGTCGCCAAGTTCGACGAGAGCCTGGCCGCCGCCGCGCCATGA
- a CDS encoding ABC transporter ATP-binding protein, whose product MRDLSVDFDGDAGLVHAVRSVSFDLMPGRTFAVVGESGSGKSVTAQAILGILSKRARITGGSIVFRDPLGGAPVDIARLDPNGEAMRAIRGGRIAMIFQEPMTSLSPVHTVGDQVTEALRLHAKVSRREAEERAVKLFGHVGFHKPKRMLTTYPFELSGGMRQRAMIAMALICKPALLIADEPTTALDVTTQAQILALIRDVQAEKGTAVMLITHDLGVVANMADDVLVMYRGEVMERGRRDDIFLRPQHPYLKALIRAVPHFDMPQAERLTPLREIKVSGIEMYSAGCETAGPAKGRPVLEIAGVSKVFTMRAGLWSGRRETITALSRASLSIKAGATVGLVGESGSGKTTLARIVMRAVKPDEGHVRFDDGSGPRDVFALDAEALKAYRRTVQFVFQDPFSSLNPRMTVYDILSEPLIIHGIGDADRRHQRVKALLDLVGLDPRYLRRYPHSFSGGERQRIGLARALALSPSVILCDEPTSALDVSVQAQILNLLKDLQKALGISLLFVSHNLAVVDYMASEIAVMCRGHIVEQAPRDLLFRAPQHPYTKALLAAIPEPDINRPLDFAVIRDAAYSDPARWPEPYTIHPEGPPPAMVEVVPGHWVRVGEAVAAEPRRMAIA is encoded by the coding sequence GTGCGTGATCTCAGCGTCGATTTCGACGGCGACGCCGGGCTCGTGCACGCCGTGCGCTCGGTCAGCTTCGACCTGATGCCCGGCCGCACCTTCGCCGTGGTCGGGGAGTCCGGCTCGGGCAAGTCCGTCACGGCCCAGGCGATCCTCGGCATCCTGTCGAAGCGGGCGCGGATCACCGGCGGCTCGATCGTCTTCCGCGACCCGCTCGGCGGCGCGCCGGTCGACATCGCCAGGCTCGATCCGAACGGGGAGGCGATGCGCGCCATCCGCGGCGGGCGCATCGCCATGATCTTCCAGGAGCCGATGACCTCGCTGTCGCCGGTGCACACCGTCGGCGATCAGGTCACCGAGGCGCTGCGGCTGCACGCCAAGGTCAGCCGCAGGGAGGCGGAGGAGCGCGCGGTCAAGCTGTTCGGGCATGTCGGCTTCCACAAGCCCAAGCGCATGCTCACCACCTATCCCTTCGAGCTTTCCGGCGGCATGCGCCAGCGCGCCATGATCGCCATGGCTCTGATCTGCAAGCCCGCCCTCCTGATCGCCGACGAGCCGACCACCGCGCTCGACGTCACCACCCAGGCGCAGATCCTGGCCCTGATCCGCGACGTGCAGGCGGAGAAGGGCACGGCGGTGATGCTGATCACCCACGACCTCGGCGTGGTCGCCAACATGGCCGACGACGTCCTGGTGATGTATCGCGGCGAGGTGATGGAGCGCGGCCGGCGCGACGACATCTTCCTGCGGCCCCAGCATCCCTATCTCAAGGCGCTGATCCGGGCCGTGCCGCATTTCGACATGCCGCAGGCCGAGCGGCTGACGCCGCTGCGCGAGATCAAGGTTTCCGGCATCGAGATGTATTCGGCCGGCTGCGAGACCGCCGGCCCGGCCAAGGGACGGCCCGTGCTGGAGATCGCCGGCGTCTCCAAGGTCTTCACCATGCGGGCCGGCCTGTGGTCCGGACGGCGCGAGACGATCACGGCGCTGTCGCGGGCGAGCCTGTCGATCAAGGCCGGCGCCACGGTGGGCCTGGTCGGCGAATCCGGCTCCGGCAAGACCACGCTCGCCCGCATCGTCATGCGCGCGGTGAAGCCGGACGAGGGCCACGTGCGCTTCGACGACGGCAGCGGCCCGCGCGACGTGTTCGCGCTCGATGCCGAGGCGCTGAAGGCCTATCGCCGCACGGTCCAGTTCGTGTTCCAGGACCCGTTCTCCAGCCTCAACCCGCGCATGACCGTCTACGACATCCTGTCGGAGCCGCTGATCATCCACGGCATCGGCGATGCCGACCGGCGGCACCAGCGGGTGAAGGCGCTGCTCGACCTGGTCGGCCTCGACCCGCGCTACCTGCGCCGTTATCCCCATTCCTTCTCCGGCGGCGAGCGCCAGCGCATCGGCCTGGCGCGCGCCCTGGCGCTGTCGCCCTCGGTGATCCTGTGCGACGAGCCGACCTCGGCGCTCGACGTCTCGGTGCAGGCCCAGATCCTCAACCTGCTGAAGGATCTGCAGAAAGCGCTCGGCATCTCGCTGCTGTTCGTCTCGCACAATCTGGCCGTGGTCGACTACATGGCCAGCGAGATCGCCGTGATGTGCCGCGGCCATATCGTCGAGCAGGCGCCGCGCGACCTGCTGTTCCGCGCCCCGCAGCACCCCTACACCAAGGCCCTGCTCGCGGCGATCCCGGAGCCGGACATCAACCGCCCGCTCGATTTCGCCGTCATCCGCGACGCGGCCTATTCCGATCCGGCACGCTGGCCCGAGCCCTACACGATCCACCCCGAGGGCCCGCCCCCGGCGATGGTCGAGGTGGTGCCCGGCCACTGGGTGCGCGTGGGCGAAGCCGTGGCGGCCGAACCCCGAAGGATGGCGATCGCATGA
- a CDS encoding ABC transporter transmembrane domain-containing protein, giving the protein MDSSLFRYIWKNSRGEQIFLLLVILVSLPFYWISLEVPKQIVNDAIQGRAFRDGHATATLLEWTVSLPSYLGGAKLTIFKGLELGQMAFLMGLSLWFLVLVLINGAFKYYINIQKGILGERMLRRMRFDLFSLLMRFRPEDVAMVKPAEVASMIKDEVEPIGGFIGDAFIQPVFLFSQAATALLFIIVQSFWMGLAALVIVLVQAIVIPILRREQLRLGRARQLASRQLAGRIGEVVETASSVHSYGASPYVEAEIGDRLGHLYTIRADLFRRKFAVKFLNNLLAQVTPFIFYAVGGYFALQRQLDIGQLVAVIAAYRDLPPPIKDLIDWDQQRQDVAIKYEQVAAQFSPPHLLPRNDEDAGLPVPSPDAPIEIVGLTVADARGTALLDRVSTIIERPARVALLGETGGARDVFARVVGRQTLAYQGSVRIGRGGDLADYPDGLLSRFLTFLGPDPSLHPTSIRDNMLFSVRRRTPEVDGEAADEAERWRLLEARRSGNPLVSARADWIDYEAMGIAGPEEIDTALLRALDIGGAQEDVYRLGILGRFGPDQSEEVLERFVEARHQIRARLKEKGLSNLVEPFDPERYNMSAPVGENLLFGVPVGGRLAADGLAADPFLRSILEAEALLEPLIDIGLRLAEMAVETFVDLPPEHPVFERYSVIQPSDLERYKEIVDSVQARGSAFGLSASARSKLLAVGLAYIEPRHRLGLIDGPFKQRVLRARRSFRLYLPAHYAAEVEFYDPDRYMRAAPLRDNILFGRIAYGVANAQPKVITLIRGVLNELDLDPLIYGLGLDFEVGKAGKLLQPMQRAKVALARSLVGHPEILVLENALAALSPSDAEAVLPRLLKEFEGRTLVVTLAANAPTAGFDRVILFEGARIVTREVVEPALSS; this is encoded by the coding sequence TTGGACTCCAGCCTCTTTCGATACATCTGGAAGAACAGCCGGGGCGAGCAGATCTTCCTGCTGCTCGTCATCCTGGTGTCGCTTCCCTTCTACTGGATTTCGCTCGAGGTCCCCAAGCAGATCGTCAACGACGCCATCCAGGGCCGGGCCTTCCGCGACGGCCATGCGACCGCCACCCTCCTGGAATGGACGGTGTCGCTGCCGAGCTATCTCGGCGGGGCCAAGTTGACGATCTTCAAAGGCCTCGAGCTCGGGCAGATGGCCTTCCTGATGGGGCTGAGCCTGTGGTTCCTGGTGCTCGTCCTGATCAACGGCGCGTTCAAATATTACATCAACATCCAGAAGGGCATCCTGGGCGAGCGCATGCTGCGGCGCATGCGCTTCGACCTGTTCTCGCTCCTGATGCGCTTCCGGCCCGAGGACGTGGCCATGGTCAAGCCGGCGGAGGTCGCCAGCATGATCAAGGACGAGGTCGAGCCGATCGGCGGCTTCATCGGCGACGCCTTCATCCAGCCGGTGTTCCTGTTCAGCCAGGCGGCGACGGCGCTGCTGTTCATCATCGTGCAGAGCTTCTGGATGGGCCTGGCCGCGCTGGTCATCGTCCTGGTCCAGGCGATCGTCATCCCGATCCTCCGCCGCGAGCAGCTGCGCCTCGGCCGTGCCCGCCAGCTCGCCTCGCGCCAGCTCGCCGGCCGCATCGGCGAGGTGGTGGAGACCGCGTCCTCGGTGCACAGCTACGGCGCCTCGCCCTATGTCGAGGCCGAGATCGGCGACCGGCTCGGCCACCTCTACACGATCCGCGCCGACCTGTTCCGGCGCAAGTTCGCGGTCAAGTTCCTGAACAACCTGCTGGCCCAGGTGACGCCCTTCATCTTCTATGCCGTCGGCGGCTATTTCGCCCTGCAGCGCCAGCTCGACATCGGCCAGCTCGTGGCCGTAATCGCCGCCTATCGCGACCTACCGCCGCCGATCAAGGACCTGATCGACTGGGACCAGCAGCGCCAGGACGTCGCCATCAAGTACGAGCAGGTGGCAGCCCAGTTCTCGCCGCCGCACCTCCTGCCGCGTAACGACGAGGATGCGGGCCTGCCGGTGCCCTCGCCGGATGCCCCGATCGAGATCGTCGGGCTGACCGTCGCCGATGCGCGCGGCACGGCCCTGCTCGACCGGGTCTCGACCATCATCGAGCGCCCGGCGCGCGTTGCGCTGCTCGGAGAGACCGGCGGGGCGCGCGACGTGTTCGCCCGCGTCGTCGGCCGCCAGACGCTGGCCTATCAGGGCAGCGTGCGCATCGGGCGCGGGGGGGATCTTGCCGACTACCCCGACGGCCTGCTCAGCCGCTTCCTCACCTTCCTCGGCCCGGATCCCTCGCTCCATCCCACCTCGATCCGCGACAACATGCTGTTCTCGGTGCGGCGCCGCACGCCGGAGGTCGACGGCGAGGCCGCCGACGAGGCCGAGCGCTGGCGGCTGCTGGAGGCGCGACGCTCGGGCAATCCGCTGGTCTCGGCCCGGGCCGACTGGATCGACTACGAGGCGATGGGCATCGCCGGCCCCGAGGAGATCGATACCGCCCTGCTCAGGGCCCTCGATATCGGCGGGGCGCAGGAGGACGTCTACCGGCTCGGCATTCTCGGGCGCTTCGGCCCGGACCAGTCGGAGGAGGTGCTGGAGCGCTTCGTCGAGGCGCGCCACCAGATCCGCGCCCGCCTCAAGGAGAAGGGCCTGTCGAACCTGGTCGAGCCCTTCGATCCCGAGCGCTACAACATGAGCGCGCCGGTGGGCGAGAACCTGCTGTTCGGCGTCCCCGTCGGCGGGCGGCTGGCCGCCGACGGCCTGGCGGCCGACCCGTTCCTGCGCTCGATCCTCGAGGCCGAGGCCCTGCTGGAGCCCTTGATCGACATCGGCCTGCGCCTGGCGGAGATGGCGGTGGAGACCTTCGTCGACCTGCCGCCCGAGCATCCGGTGTTCGAGCGCTATTCGGTGATCCAGCCGAGCGACCTGGAGCGCTACAAGGAGATCGTCGATTCCGTCCAGGCCCGCGGCTCGGCCTTCGGCCTGTCGGCCTCGGCCCGCTCCAAGCTCCTCGCGGTCGGGCTCGCCTATATCGAGCCGCGCCACCGCCTCGGCCTGATCGACGGGCCGTTCAAGCAGCGCGTGCTGCGGGCGCGGCGCAGCTTCCGGCTCTATCTGCCGGCCCATTACGCGGCCGAGGTCGAGTTCTACGACCCCGACCGCTACATGCGCGCCGCGCCGCTGCGCGACAACATCCTGTTCGGCCGCATCGCCTATGGCGTGGCCAACGCCCAGCCCAAGGTCATCACGCTGATCCGCGGCGTCCTGAACGAGCTCGACCTCGATCCCCTCATCTATGGGCTCGGGCTCGACTTCGAGGTCGGCAAGGCGGGCAAGCTGCTGCAGCCCATGCAGCGCGCCAAGGTGGCGCTGGCGCGCAGCCTGGTCGGCCATCCCGAGATCCTGGTCCTGGAGAACGCCCTGGCGGCCCTGTCGCCGTCCGACGCCGAGGCGGTCCTGCCCCGGCTGCTGAAGGAGTTCGAGGGCCGCACCCTGGTCGTCACCCTGGCCGCCAACGCGCCGACCGCGGGCTTCGACCGGGTGATTCTGTTCGAAGGCGCCCGAATCGTGACGCGAGAGGTTGTAGAACCGGCTCTTTCATCTTAG
- a CDS encoding glycosyltransferase yields MSVSVLVAVTHLLGVGHLTRAAALGRGLAAAGHRVTLVSGGRAAPLVSTEGLTLVQLPAVQCRGVDFRTLLDDDGQPIGEARRQARIARLLAALEEADPDVVVTETFPFGRRQLAAEFQALLAAAAARPRPPAVLASIRDILNPPSKPERVVEAEAVLGRFYHGVMVHGDAAVTPLAASWPVSPGLERRLVYTGYVAEGAAPAAADESDRAEILVSGGGSAAGLPLFEAALGAAALLAGPWRWRILVGHGVPAAALEALAARAGPQVTVERARADFPALLARAAVSVSQAGYNTMIDLAQARTPAVLVPFEQGNEAEQRLRAGRFAARGVAGIVPEADLSPEALARAVAEALERPRPAGPGLDLGGIAGSVRAVEAAAGRREARLAAWSRLDRALAHAAAAQRAVRIWWRDDDAVAPGPALDRLLALSRRHGVPLALAVIPASAEPALAGRLQDEPLASVLVHGYSHRNHAPAGAKRQEFGHRDPAAMAAELAEGLRRLVRLFGRRCLPVLVPPWNRIDPALVPRLAGLGFAGLSVHGPRPGASAAGLALANTHLDPIDWKGDRGLAEEAGLVDRLAAEIERLAAGAQEPLGLLTHHLVHDAWLWGFVERLLQHLAGSPAVHFAPASTLFGNPEGRERV; encoded by the coding sequence ATGAGCGTCTCCGTCCTCGTCGCCGTCACCCATCTCCTCGGCGTCGGCCACCTCACCCGCGCCGCGGCGCTGGGGCGCGGCCTCGCCGCGGCCGGGCACCGCGTCACCCTGGTCAGCGGCGGGCGGGCGGCGCCGCTGGTCTCGACCGAGGGCCTGACCCTGGTGCAGCTGCCGGCGGTGCAGTGCCGCGGCGTCGACTTCCGCACCCTGCTGGACGACGACGGGCAGCCGATCGGCGAGGCGCGGCGCCAGGCCCGCATCGCCCGGCTGCTCGCCGCGCTCGAAGAGGCCGATCCCGACGTCGTCGTCACCGAGACCTTCCCGTTCGGGCGGCGGCAGCTCGCGGCCGAATTTCAGGCCCTGCTCGCGGCGGCCGCGGCGCGGCCGCGCCCGCCGGCGGTGCTGGCCTCGATCCGCGACATCCTCAATCCGCCGTCCAAGCCCGAGCGCGTCGTCGAGGCGGAGGCGGTGCTGGGCCGCTTCTACCACGGCGTCATGGTGCACGGCGACGCCGCGGTGACGCCGCTCGCAGCCTCCTGGCCGGTGAGCCCGGGCCTGGAACGCCGGCTCGTCTATACCGGCTATGTCGCCGAGGGCGCCGCGCCGGCCGCCGCGGACGAGAGCGACAGGGCCGAGATCCTGGTCTCCGGCGGCGGCAGCGCCGCCGGCCTGCCCCTGTTCGAGGCGGCGCTCGGCGCTGCCGCCCTGCTGGCCGGGCCGTGGCGCTGGCGCATCCTCGTCGGGCACGGCGTGCCGGCCGCGGCCCTCGAGGCACTGGCGGCCCGCGCCGGCCCGCAGGTCACGGTGGAGCGGGCGCGCGCCGATTTCCCGGCGCTGCTGGCCCGGGCCGCCGTCTCGGTGAGCCAGGCCGGCTACAACACCATGATCGACCTCGCCCAGGCCCGCACCCCGGCGGTGCTCGTGCCCTTCGAGCAGGGCAACGAGGCCGAGCAGCGGCTGCGGGCCGGGCGTTTCGCCGCGCGCGGCGTCGCCGGGATCGTGCCCGAGGCGGACCTGTCGCCGGAGGCCCTGGCGCGGGCGGTGGCGGAGGCCCTGGAGCGGCCGCGGCCGGCGGGGCCGGGCCTCGATCTCGGCGGCATCGCCGGCAGCGTGCGGGCCGTCGAGGCCGCGGCCGGGCGCCGCGAGGCGCGCCTTGCGGCCTGGTCGCGGCTCGACCGGGCCCTGGCCCATGCCGCGGCGGCGCAGCGGGCGGTGCGGATCTGGTGGCGCGACGACGACGCGGTCGCGCCCGGCCCGGCGCTCGACCGGCTGCTGGCGCTCTCGCGCCGCCACGGCGTGCCGCTGGCCCTGGCGGTGATCCCGGCATCGGCCGAGCCGGCCCTGGCCGGGCGGCTGCAGGACGAGCCGCTGGCGAGCGTGCTCGTCCACGGCTACAGCCACCGCAACCACGCGCCGGCGGGTGCGAAGAGGCAGGAGTTCGGCCATCGCGATCCCGCTGCCATGGCGGCCGAGCTCGCCGAGGGGCTGCGGCGTCTCGTTCGCCTGTTCGGCAGGCGCTGCCTGCCGGTGCTGGTGCCGCCCTGGAACCGCATCGATCCCGCCCTGGTGCCGCGCCTCGCCGGCCTCGGCTTCGCCGGGCTGTCCGTGCACGGGCCGCGCCCCGGCGCCTCGGCTGCCGGCCTCGCGCTGGCCAACACCCATCTCGACCCGATCGACTGGAAGGGCGATCGCGGCCTCGCCGAGGAGGCGGGGCTGGTCGATCGCCTCGCCGCCGAGATCGAGCGCCTCGCCGCCGGGGCGCAGGAGCCGCTCGGCCTTCTCACCCATCACCTCGTCCACGACGCCTGGCTATGGGGCTTCGTCGAGCGGCTGCTGCAGCACCTCGCCGGCAGCCCGGCCGTGCATTTCGCCCCGGCCTCGACGCTGTTCGGGAACCCGGAGGGCCGAGAGCGAGTCTAA